One window from the genome of Thalassospira xiamenensis M-5 = DSM 17429 encodes:
- a CDS encoding ATP-binding cassette domain-containing protein, translating to MPALKVEGMFKSFGEHEVLKGIDLTANTGDVISIIGSSGSGKSTFLRCINLLETPNSGAVHVHGELIKMRGLKDGSQEPADKKQLQRIRTKLAMVFQSFNLWSHLTILENVIEAPVHVLGIPKTEAIERADALLHKVGMYERRDYYPGHISGGQQQRAAIARALAIEPEVLLFDEPTSALDPELVGEVLHVMTGLAEEGRTMLVVTHEMGFAKGVSSHVMYLHQGLVEEFGAPKEVFENPKSERMKQFLQRDF from the coding sequence ATACCCGCCCTAAAGGTCGAAGGGATGTTCAAAAGCTTTGGGGAGCATGAAGTCCTCAAAGGTATTGATCTGACCGCGAATACCGGTGACGTGATTTCGATCATCGGTTCGTCCGGTTCTGGCAAAAGTACCTTTTTGCGTTGTATCAACCTTCTTGAAACACCGAATTCCGGTGCCGTGCATGTCCACGGCGAACTGATCAAAATGCGCGGCCTGAAAGACGGAAGTCAGGAGCCCGCCGATAAGAAACAGCTTCAACGCATTCGCACCAAATTAGCCATGGTCTTTCAAAGCTTCAATCTTTGGAGCCATCTGACCATTCTTGAAAACGTGATCGAAGCACCGGTGCATGTTCTTGGCATTCCCAAAACAGAAGCAATAGAACGTGCTGATGCACTGCTTCACAAAGTAGGGATGTATGAACGCCGCGACTATTATCCCGGCCATATTTCCGGCGGACAGCAACAACGCGCTGCCATTGCCCGTGCTTTGGCGATAGAGCCCGAAGTTCTGCTGTTTGACGAACCGACATCGGCTCTTGACCCCGAATTGGTTGGCGAGGTTCTGCACGTTATGACGGGCCTTGCCGAAGAAGGCCGAACCATGCTCGTTGTAACCCACGAGATGGGATTTGCCAAAGGCGTATCAAGCCACGTTATGTATCTTCATCAGGGACTGGTCGAAGAGTTTGGTGCCCCGAAAGAAGTTTTCGAAAATCCAAAATCAGAGCGCATGAAGCAATTCCTTCAGCGAGATTTCTGA